From the genome of Nitrospirota bacterium, one region includes:
- a CDS encoding cytochrome c3 family protein, with product MKKSLVVLMVVLAATLLVSGLAMAKVTGQCAECHTMHNSQNGIAVARTGTDVGWTGGSIGGGTITNTPHGNLLVSTCIGCHTSADANTIIVNPTTGNTIPIVRNLSAPTEADLLAGGNFYYVEADGDAYGHNIITKDVTLLEAPGLDGTNDGTWSSHSYCSDSCHTNLVTGPAREDVETGCQGCHFMTFHHKDPGTVTDWTDPIAATAVDPTYRFLAGHHYLSGAHSNGNRFVEGIEDANWESGSYKTTGTAGSFNVYRGYNGTKGVVNEVNHSISSFCAACHTIFHEEQSEGSTWVRHPADQLLPTYGEYSAYDYINNYSTEAPVAFVDNTVGAGNGMVMCLSCHRPHGSPNPDMLRWDYTTQIASGGGSDTGCFTCHTSKNNP from the coding sequence ATGAAGAAGTCTTTAGTCGTTCTTATGGTGGTTCTTGCCGCCACGCTTCTTGTCAGCGGCCTGGCCATGGCCAAGGTCACCGGCCAGTGCGCCGAGTGCCACACCATGCACAACAGCCAGAACGGCATTGCCGTCGCGAGGACTGGCACGGACGTGGGCTGGACCGGCGGGTCCATCGGGGGCGGCACCATCACCAACACGCCCCATGGCAACCTGCTCGTGAGCACCTGCATCGGCTGCCACACCAGCGCCGACGCCAACACCATCATCGTCAACCCGACCACCGGCAATACGATTCCCATCGTGCGGAACCTTTCGGCCCCGACCGAGGCCGATCTGCTGGCCGGCGGCAACTTCTACTATGTTGAGGCCGATGGCGACGCGTACGGCCACAACATCATCACCAAGGACGTCACTCTGCTTGAGGCCCCCGGCCTTGACGGCACCAACGACGGCACCTGGAGCTCCCACAGCTACTGCAGCGACTCCTGCCACACCAACCTCGTGACCGGCCCGGCCAGGGAAGACGTGGAAACCGGCTGCCAGGGCTGCCACTTCATGACCTTCCACCACAAGGACCCCGGCACCGTGACCGACTGGACTGACCCCATCGCGGCCACCGCCGTTGACCCGACCTACCGGTTCCTCGCCGGCCACCACTACCTCTCCGGCGCCCACAGCAACGGCAACCGGTTCGTTGAGGGCATCGAGGACGCCAACTGGGAGTCCGGCAGCTACAAGACCACCGGCACGGCCGGCTCCTTCAACGTCTACAGGGGCTATAACGGCACCAAGGGCGTTGTCAACGAGGTGAACCACAGCATCAGCTCCTTCTGCGCCGCCTGCCACACCATCTTCCACGAGGAGCAGAGCGAGGGCAGCACCTGGGTGCGGCACCCCGCCGACCAGCTCCTGCCGACTTACGGCGAGTACTCAGCGTACGACTACATCAACAACTACAGCACCGAGGCCCCGGTGGCCTTCGTCGACAACACCGTGGGCGCCGGCAACGGCATGGTCATGTGCCTGAGCTGCCACAGGCCGCACGGCTCGCCGAACCCCGACATGCTGCGCTGGGACTACACCACCCAGATCGCATCGGGCGGCGGCTCCGACACCGGCTGCTTCACCTGCCACACCAGCAAGAACAACCCCTAA
- a CDS encoding cytochrome c3 family protein has product MRKAEGGKKERRALAGPLSCALFVLLLLGLSPSAPARVTGLCLDCHTMHNSQGGEPVALTNGAAWKGGALTGDPEPSPQSHLLVTDCVGCHSSTGSETIVTLPGGGKVPIVYNQSLPLEPLAGGNFFWVVRDGDAYGHNVSGVGEPDGVLHSAPGRDRRTGFCADSCHDTLADPPSGKNYERGGCRGCHVFTYHHEDNAVYRFLKGHGAEAPADDLAPERRDIQKHPDYVAGREHPAWEQNATRTEHNYYKGTDRAYKSTGTALGQYHSVSAFCAGCHYAFHGPYDPLNSSGAGSAGPWLRHPTDVAIATSGEYAGYDPITDYSVETPVAWLDPETPDRSEAVVMCLTCHRAHGSDQPELLRFDYDEMIAGSGRSSGCLRCHASK; this is encoded by the coding sequence ATGAGAAAGGCCGAAGGCGGCAAGAAGGAAAGGCGGGCCCTTGCGGGCCCGCTGTCCTGTGCTCTTTTCGTCCTCCTTCTCCTGGGGCTTTCCCCTTCGGCCCCGGCGCGGGTTACGGGACTCTGCCTGGACTGCCATACCATGCATAACAGCCAGGGCGGGGAGCCCGTGGCGCTGACAAACGGCGCCGCCTGGAAGGGGGGCGCCCTCACGGGCGACCCGGAGCCCTCGCCCCAGAGCCACCTGCTGGTGACCGATTGCGTGGGCTGCCACAGCAGCACCGGCAGCGAGACCATCGTCACCCTGCCCGGCGGCGGGAAGGTGCCCATCGTGTATAACCAGTCCCTGCCCCTGGAGCCTCTGGCCGGGGGCAACTTCTTCTGGGTCGTCCGGGACGGCGACGCCTACGGGCACAACGTCTCCGGCGTCGGTGAGCCCGATGGCGTGCTGCACAGCGCTCCGGGGCGGGACAGGCGGACGGGCTTCTGCGCCGACAGTTGCCACGACACCCTGGCCGACCCCCCCAGCGGGAAGAACTACGAGCGCGGCGGCTGCCGGGGGTGCCACGTCTTCACGTACCACCACGAGGATAACGCCGTCTACCGGTTCCTGAAGGGCCACGGTGCGGAGGCCCCGGCGGACGATCTGGCGCCGGAGCGCAGGGACATCCAGAAGCACCCGGACTACGTCGCGGGCAGGGAGCACCCCGCATGGGAGCAGAACGCGACCCGCACGGAGCACAATTATTACAAGGGCACCGACCGGGCGTACAAGAGCACGGGGACGGCCCTGGGACAGTACCACAGCGTGAGCGCCTTCTGCGCCGGGTGCCACTACGCGTTTCACGGCCCCTACGACCCCCTGAACTCCTCCGGTGCGGGAAGCGCCGGCCCCTGGCTTCGGCACCCCACGGACGTCGCCATCGCCACCTCGGGCGAGTACGCAGGCTATGACCCCATCACGGACTACAGCGTGGAGACCCCCGTGGCCTGGCTCGACCCCGAGACGCCGGACCGCTCGGAGGCCGTGGTCATGTGCCTCACCTGCCACCGGGCGCACGGCTCCGACCAGCCGGAGCTTCTGCGGTTCGATTACGACGAGATGATAGCCGGCTCGGGGAGGTCCTCGGGCTGTCTCCGCTGCCACGCCTCCAAGTAG
- a CDS encoding cytochrome c3 family protein — translation MKAWRAPAGLAALVLLLLLPPPQASGAVKGRCKDCHDMHGSQGGELSGALTEGGCLGCHAMEPAGDVNIVVTGETRTPQVIHHMEGGDLAAGNFYYVSEDFSPHYENGHNVQGISLQEDPPMDIPPGFINGVQIPGGTGPTFWPKEKQLTCAGTWGCHGDRRKEDPFEAMYGAHHEDDSAIDGSTVGKSYRFLFGVTGAEHPDWEYLATQSSHNGYKGDGQHQSMETISYFCGQCHGLFHPNPFLGGTAALGGTVWHRHPSDVSFADVHIGFADSEYEEFVIYSLETPVAFAEPTGEETRVDQQSIIMCLSCHRAHASPFPDIMRWAYTESLATPGGSTSKKGCFSCHRRK, via the coding sequence ATGAAGGCGTGGCGGGCACCGGCCGGGCTCGCGGCCCTTGTCCTCCTGCTCCTTCTGCCGCCCCCCCAGGCCTCCGGGGCGGTGAAGGGCAGATGCAAGGACTGCCATGACATGCACGGCTCCCAGGGCGGAGAGCTCTCAGGCGCGCTCACCGAGGGAGGATGCCTGGGATGCCACGCCATGGAGCCCGCGGGCGACGTCAATATCGTCGTCACGGGGGAGACGAGAACCCCCCAGGTCATCCACCACATGGAGGGCGGGGACCTGGCTGCGGGGAACTTCTATTACGTGTCGGAGGATTTTTCCCCGCACTATGAGAATGGCCACAACGTGCAGGGCATTTCCCTTCAGGAAGACCCGCCCATGGACATCCCGCCGGGCTTCATCAACGGGGTGCAAATCCCCGGCGGGACGGGGCCCACCTTCTGGCCCAAGGAGAAGCAGCTGACCTGCGCGGGCACCTGGGGCTGCCACGGAGACAGGAGGAAAGAGGACCCCTTCGAGGCCATGTACGGCGCGCACCACGAGGACGACAGCGCCATCGACGGCTCCACGGTGGGGAAGAGCTACCGTTTTCTCTTCGGCGTCACCGGGGCGGAGCACCCCGACTGGGAGTACCTCGCCACCCAGAGCAGCCATAACGGCTACAAGGGCGACGGCCAGCACCAGAGCATGGAGACCATAAGCTACTTCTGCGGCCAGTGCCACGGGCTCTTTCATCCCAACCCTTTTCTGGGCGGCACGGCGGCCCTGGGCGGCACCGTCTGGCACCGCCATCCCTCCGACGTATCCTTCGCAGACGTGCACATCGGGTTTGCGGATTCCGAGTACGAGGAGTTCGTCATCTACAGCCTGGAGACCCCCGTCGCCTTTGCCGAGCCCACCGGCGAAGAGACGCGGGTGGACCAGCAAAGCATCATCATGTGCCTGTCGTGCCACCGGGCCCATGCCAGCCCCTTCCCCGACATCATGAGGTGGGCGTACACCGAGAGCCTGGCCACCCCCGGGGGCTCCACCTCCAAGAAAGGCTGTTTCTCATGCCACAGGAGAAAGTGA
- a CDS encoding cytochrome c3 family protein, translating into MKRFGPVLRVFPAMAVALVFSFPGRAAIVSDDCAACHALVPGLMGEAPIEGASNAQCVTCHSSEGANTIKMMGGVRVPVVYNVDNPLEPLAGGNFHGLTVRSLDGSEERRGHNVRDVVGPDGTYTGLPPGYMREHDLSAVGYQGSRRLACAGSNGCHGDRNIEDPLEAVRGSHHAPDSPVDGSTTARSYRYLRNTALVQGVEGLEDKDWERTTSTSDHNEYSTDINAFCANCHGDIHFGHRARRSPWFRHPTGIALPRRGEYESYSIYNTTAPVGRPTIPNSPSATVQPGTDVVICLSCHRAHGSPYAGALRWNYEDFFVGRGESGCFVCHTRKASQAK; encoded by the coding sequence ATGAAGAGGTTCGGTCCCGTCCTTCGCGTGTTTCCGGCGATGGCCGTGGCGCTTGTGTTCTCTTTCCCGGGCCGGGCGGCCATAGTCTCCGATGACTGTGCGGCCTGCCACGCCCTGGTGCCCGGCCTCATGGGTGAAGCCCCCATCGAGGGCGCGAGCAACGCCCAGTGCGTCACCTGCCACAGCAGCGAGGGAGCAAACACCATAAAGATGATGGGCGGGGTTCGCGTGCCCGTCGTCTACAACGTGGACAACCCGCTGGAGCCCCTTGCCGGCGGAAATTTCCACGGCCTGACCGTCCGGTCCCTGGACGGCTCGGAAGAGCGCAGAGGGCACAACGTCAGGGACGTGGTTGGCCCGGACGGCACGTACACCGGCCTTCCGCCGGGCTACATGAGGGAGCACGACCTCTCGGCCGTCGGGTACCAGGGCAGCCGGCGCCTTGCCTGCGCGGGCTCCAACGGGTGCCACGGGGACAGAAACATAGAGGACCCCCTGGAGGCGGTGAGGGGGAGCCACCACGCGCCGGACAGCCCCGTGGACGGAAGCACCACGGCAAGGAGCTACCGGTACCTCAGGAACACGGCGCTGGTCCAGGGTGTGGAGGGCCTGGAGGACAAGGACTGGGAGCGGACCACCTCGACGTCCGACCACAACGAATACTCGACGGACATCAACGCCTTCTGCGCCAACTGCCACGGCGACATCCACTTCGGCCACCGCGCGCGCCGGAGCCCGTGGTTCCGTCATCCCACGGGGATTGCCCTTCCCCGGCGGGGCGAGTACGAAAGCTACAGCATCTATAACACGACGGCGCCGGTGGGCAGGCCCACCATCCCCAACTCTCCGTCGGCCACCGTCCAGCCCGGCACGGACGTCGTCATTTGTCTCTCCTGCCATCGGGCCCACGGGAGCCCTTATGCCGGCGCGCTCAGATGGAACTACGAGGACTTCTTCGTGGGCCGGGGTGAAAGCGGGTGCTTCGTATGCCATACGCGAAAGGCCTCACAGGCAAAATGA